One window of Gloeothece citriformis PCC 7424 genomic DNA carries:
- a CDS encoding transglutaminase TgpA family protein produces the protein MVSSNLQTLSPWQNFRQRLQNSPPLKTEESILLRILVQTLVIIGIIATDVAAQTQMSLWAIPLSIAGGIWSWYHRQKRNITMKFILAIGMLATLVYFLANLNLNDTRLSLAELLIQLQVLHSFDLPRRKDLGYSMVIGLILLGIAGTLSQTFIFAPGLLGFLMIAIPTLILDYRSRLGLEKIDNYLTPKSSVSSTSRINPFNKYSPLSWQRLSIFIGLSLLLGLVIFALIPRFPGYQFKTFPMSGTAELANQVFDQENQDVVNPGYIREGNPDSQGEARIGINPSEGGGTVDNTFYYGFNTTMNQNLRGSMKPELVMRVRSQAPGFWRVLAFDHYTGKGWEISRNENLFKLNRSIWQYRYYVGLPPIYTRTKEIIQSYSLVSTLPNVIPSLSYPQYVYFPAKEIAIDPEGSLRSPGLLTEGLTYTIISQVPYRDRTLLGTAKENYPPEMSKYYLQIPPEIADKVRAEAERLLAQSPNPLTSVYEKVLYLTQAIKQNYQIIEDLPFFKEEEDLVEAFLFRYQGGYGDHFSTVLTVMLRSLGIPARLAVGFAPGQFNPFTGYYLVHNTDAHAVTEVYLSGFGWFSFDPIPGHELIPPSFEQEQPWSVLKQLWQWVAGWLPSPITGIAMNLWNFLVGGLLTVMSWVWKFVSGSLIGVLVGLITAIAFGFGGWLGWNYLRNWQSERRLGKLPPLEQIYQQMLALLKSKGYPKHPAQTPLEYAQNANQHHPPQMATLIEDISQAYVSWRYGQQPPNLDHQKQQFKTFKKMIDQN, from the coding sequence ATGGTCAGCAGTAATCTTCAAACCCTTTCCCCTTGGCAAAACTTTCGGCAACGTCTTCAAAATAGTCCCCCCCTAAAAACAGAAGAATCGATTTTACTGCGAATATTAGTCCAAACTTTAGTTATTATTGGGATTATTGCGACAGATGTTGCTGCCCAAACCCAGATGAGTTTATGGGCAATTCCCCTCAGTATTGCTGGAGGAATTTGGAGTTGGTATCATCGCCAAAAACGGAATATTACGATGAAGTTTATCCTAGCCATAGGAATGTTAGCGACTTTAGTTTATTTTTTAGCTAATCTCAATTTAAATGATACCCGTTTATCCTTAGCAGAATTATTAATACAATTACAAGTTCTCCACAGTTTTGATTTACCTCGGCGCAAAGATTTAGGATACTCAATGGTTATCGGACTTATTCTTTTAGGAATAGCCGGAACTCTCTCGCAAACCTTTATTTTTGCCCCTGGGTTACTCGGGTTTTTAATGATTGCCATCCCCACCCTAATTTTAGATTATCGTTCTCGCTTAGGTTTAGAAAAAATTGATAATTATTTAACCCCTAAATCTTCTGTTTCGTCAACGTCTAGGATTAATCCCTTTAACAAATATTCTCCTTTATCTTGGCAACGATTAAGTATTTTTATTGGGTTATCTCTTCTCTTAGGATTAGTCATTTTTGCCCTCATTCCTCGGTTTCCAGGGTATCAATTTAAAACCTTTCCCATGAGTGGAACAGCCGAGTTAGCTAACCAAGTTTTTGATCAAGAAAATCAAGACGTTGTTAACCCAGGATATATCCGAGAAGGAAACCCTGACTCTCAAGGAGAAGCCCGCATAGGCATCAATCCGAGTGAAGGAGGCGGAACTGTGGATAATACCTTTTATTATGGGTTTAATACGACTATGAATCAAAATCTTAGGGGCAGTATGAAACCTGAATTAGTGATGCGGGTTCGCTCACAAGCTCCGGGGTTTTGGCGAGTTTTGGCCTTCGATCATTATACAGGCAAAGGGTGGGAAATTTCCCGCAATGAGAATTTATTTAAACTCAATCGTTCTATCTGGCAATACCGTTATTATGTCGGACTTCCCCCCATCTACACTCGTACAAAAGAAATTATTCAAAGCTATTCTTTAGTCTCAACTTTGCCGAATGTTATCCCCTCTTTATCCTATCCTCAATATGTTTATTTTCCGGCCAAAGAAATTGCCATAGACCCAGAAGGCAGTTTACGGTCTCCAGGACTTCTCACCGAGGGATTAACCTATACTATAATTTCTCAAGTTCCCTATCGAGACCGCACTTTATTAGGGACGGCAAAAGAAAATTATCCCCCAGAAATGAGTAAATATTATCTACAAATTCCCCCCGAAATTGCCGATAAAGTTCGCGCCGAAGCAGAACGCCTTTTAGCCCAGTCCCCTAACCCCCTGACCTCTGTCTATGAAAAAGTTCTCTATTTAACCCAAGCTATCAAACAAAATTATCAAATTATTGAAGATTTACCTTTTTTTAAAGAAGAAGAAGATTTAGTTGAAGCCTTTTTATTTCGCTATCAAGGGGGCTATGGCGATCATTTTTCCACCGTATTAACGGTTATGTTACGCTCTTTAGGTATTCCTGCCCGGTTAGCTGTTGGCTTTGCTCCGGGACAATTTAATCCCTTTACAGGTTATTATCTAGTTCATAATACGGATGCCCATGCGGTGACAGAAGTTTATCTTTCTGGGTTTGGCTGGTTTTCTTTTGATCCTATTCCGGGACATGAATTAATTCCCCCTTCTTTTGAACAAGAACAACCCTGGAGTGTGTTAAAACAATTGTGGCAATGGGTGGCCGGTTGGCTTCCCTCTCCCATAACCGGAATTGCCATGAATCTGTGGAATTTCTTGGTTGGAGGACTTTTAACCGTCATGAGTTGGGTATGGAAATTTGTCTCAGGCAGTTTAATTGGGGTTTTAGTGGGATTAATTACAGCGATCGCTTTTGGGTTTGGAGGATGGTTAGGATGGAATTATCTGCGAAATTGGCAATCTGAGCGTCGTTTAGGCAAACTGCCTCCCCTAGAGCAAATTTATCAACAGATGTTAGCCTTACTCAAATCCAAAGGATATCCCAAACATCCAGCACAAACCCCCTTAGAATACGCCCAAAACGCTAATCAGCATCATCCTCCCCAAATGGCCACTCTTATAGAAGACATTTCTCAAGCTTATGTTAGCTGGCGTTATGGACAACAGCCCCCCAACTTAGACCACCAAAAACAACAATTTAAAACGTTCAAAAAAATGATCGATCAAAATTAG
- a CDS encoding DUF1517 domain-containing protein gives MFNKFFSKLKPLLKSLFVFGLILSLVFGDASSALAARSGGRIGGGSFSAPRSYSAPRGGYSSPGYGYGGGYGYGGGGIGFPFLLPFFGFGGFGSLFTILIFIAIANFLIRSVRSIGGIEEGVAVGSPKISVAKVQVGLLANARYLQQELNNLALSADTSTAEGRANVLQESTLALLRHPEYWVYGTTESQQASLDSAEAKFNQWALTERSKFSEETLSNVNNQLRQASRPSLPEAGGQLAKLEESGEYIIATVIVGVEGKLQLPQINDSQDLRQALQQIGGIGSDRLLAVEILWSPQAEGDTLSSDDILAVYPNLKLV, from the coding sequence ATGTTTAACAAATTTTTTTCCAAGCTTAAACCGCTTTTAAAATCTCTGTTCGTCTTTGGACTAATATTATCTCTGGTATTTGGGGATGCCAGTAGCGCCCTAGCTGCCCGCAGTGGTGGCAGAATTGGAGGAGGGTCTTTTAGTGCCCCTCGCAGTTATAGCGCCCCTAGAGGCGGTTATTCTTCCCCTGGTTATGGTTATGGTGGGGGTTATGGTTATGGAGGTGGAGGAATTGGTTTTCCTTTCCTGTTGCCTTTCTTTGGATTTGGGGGCTTTGGAAGTCTCTTTACTATCTTAATCTTTATTGCGATCGCTAATTTCCTGATCAGAAGTGTTCGCAGTATTGGAGGAATAGAAGAAGGCGTTGCTGTTGGCAGTCCTAAAATTTCTGTAGCGAAAGTACAAGTCGGATTATTAGCTAACGCCCGCTATTTACAACAAGAATTAAATAATTTAGCCTTAAGTGCGGATACTTCAACCGCCGAAGGACGGGCAAATGTCCTACAAGAATCAACCCTCGCCTTGTTACGCCATCCTGAATATTGGGTTTATGGAACAACTGAGTCTCAACAAGCGTCTTTAGACAGTGCAGAAGCTAAATTTAATCAATGGGCGTTGACAGAACGGAGTAAATTTAGCGAAGAAACCCTATCTAATGTCAATAATCAACTCAGACAAGCGTCTCGTCCCTCTTTACCCGAAGCCGGCGGACAATTAGCTAAACTCGAAGAATCTGGAGAATATATTATTGCTACTGTTATTGTTGGAGTAGAAGGTAAATTACAACTTCCTCAAATTAATGATTCTCAAGATTTACGACAAGCTTTACAACAAATTGGTGGCATTGGTAGCGATCGCCTCTTAGCGGTTGAAATTCTCTGGAGTCCTCAAGCAGAAGGCGACACTCTCAGCAGTGATGATATCCTTGCCGTCTATCCTAATTTGAAATTAGTTTAA
- the thiS gene encoding sulfur carrier protein ThiS, which translates to MSINVQVNGEPQICNQGTNLPQMLEQLGLNPRLVAVEYNGEILHRQYWQETLLKEGDRLEIVTIVGGGNQLTVNS; encoded by the coding sequence ATGTCAATCAATGTACAAGTTAACGGTGAACCCCAAATCTGTAATCAGGGAACTAATTTACCTCAAATGTTAGAACAATTAGGACTAAATCCCCGATTGGTAGCTGTTGAATATAATGGAGAAATTTTACATCGTCAATACTGGCAAGAAACTCTACTTAAAGAAGGCGATCGCTTAGAAATTGTTACCATAGTTGGCGGAGGAAATCAATTAACAGTTAACAGTTAA
- a CDS encoding thiamine phosphate synthase: protein MDEHYSQIRGQQSAIERILDANLDRAREGLRIIEEWCRFGLNNSQLAEDCKEMRQELASWHSTELRMARDTPGDPGTELTHPQEETRNSIEQLLQANLCRIEEALRVLEEYGKLYHPKMGVVFKQMRYRVYTLESNLLGFRRHHYLRESLLYLVTSPSENLISVVESALSAGLTLVQYRDKQTDDLIRLSIAHKLCQLCHEYGALFIVNDRVDIALAVNADGVHLGQQDIPISLARGMLGSQKIIGRSTTNPQEMQQAIAQGADYIGVGPVYETPTKAGKAAAGLDYVRYAAKHSPIPWFAIGGIDTSNLKDVLMAGAQRVSIVRAIMQAEKPALVTGQLLSVLSRKRTFPPVDPKPNVLSLTESIEQ from the coding sequence ATGGATGAACATTATAGTCAGATTCGAGGACAACAGTCGGCTATAGAACGAATATTAGATGCGAATTTAGACCGGGCTAGAGAAGGTCTGCGAATTATTGAAGAATGGTGTCGCTTTGGCTTAAATAATAGCCAATTAGCCGAAGACTGTAAAGAAATGCGCCAAGAATTAGCCAGTTGGCATAGTACAGAATTACGAATGGCTAGAGATACTCCAGGGGATCCGGGAACAGAATTAACTCATCCTCAAGAAGAAACCCGCAACAGCATAGAACAACTCCTGCAAGCTAATTTGTGTCGCATAGAAGAAGCGTTACGGGTACTCGAAGAGTATGGGAAATTATATCACCCTAAAATGGGCGTTGTTTTTAAACAAATGCGCTACCGAGTCTATACTTTAGAAAGTAATTTATTAGGGTTTCGTCGTCATCACTACCTTCGAGAATCTCTGTTATATTTGGTCACTTCTCCCAGTGAAAACCTAATTTCGGTGGTAGAATCTGCTTTAAGTGCAGGGTTAACCCTGGTTCAATATCGAGATAAACAAACTGATGATTTAATTCGTTTATCGATTGCCCATAAATTATGTCAATTATGTCATGAGTATGGTGCTTTATTTATTGTTAATGACCGGGTAGATATTGCCTTAGCGGTTAACGCTGATGGGGTTCATTTAGGACAGCAAGATATTCCTATCTCTCTAGCTAGAGGAATGTTAGGATCTCAGAAAATTATCGGACGATCGACCACTAACCCCCAAGAAATGCAACAGGCGATCGCACAAGGGGCAGATTATATCGGAGTCGGGCCTGTGTATGAAACCCCAACTAAAGCCGGTAAAGCCGCAGCCGGATTAGATTATGTCCGTTATGCGGCCAAACATTCCCCCATTCCCTGGTTTGCAATTGGTGGCATTGACACGAGTAATTTAAAAGATGTTCTCATGGCCGGGGCGCAACGGGTGTCTATTGTTCGGGCGATCATGCAAGCAGAAAAACCCGCCTTAGTTACCGGACAATTGTTATCTGTATTATCAAGAAAACGAACCTTTCCCCCTGTAGACCCGAAACCCAATGTTTTAAGTTTAACTGAATCAATCGAACAATAA
- a CDS encoding TenA family transcriptional regulator codes for MNTLTCHSLLTQYPQAWKEATIHPFLQQCQQGTISPQQFNTWLVQDYLFVVDFTRFVARVLAVAPVEHFDVILGGLNALKNELIWFEAKAKERHLNLQITKQVTCQEYCNYMREINQMSYPVQAMALWAIELAYNQAWQLPGQMTSPYNEFADRWGNAEFTEYVKYLEKQADEALHKSSETLTGQVESVFLQVAGLERAFWQMAFNAF; via the coding sequence ATGAACACTCTTACTTGTCACTCTCTTTTGACTCAATATCCTCAAGCTTGGAAAGAAGCGACTATTCATCCTTTTCTACAACAGTGTCAGCAAGGGACAATTAGTCCGCAACAGTTTAACACTTGGTTGGTACAAGATTATCTATTTGTCGTCGATTTTACTCGATTTGTGGCGAGAGTATTAGCGGTTGCGCCTGTGGAACATTTTGATGTTATTTTAGGGGGATTAAATGCCCTCAAAAATGAATTAATTTGGTTTGAAGCTAAAGCCAAAGAAAGACATCTAAATCTTCAAATCACAAAACAAGTTACTTGTCAAGAATATTGTAATTATATGAGAGAAATAAATCAGATGAGTTATCCGGTTCAAGCGATGGCTTTATGGGCGATCGAATTAGCATATAATCAAGCTTGGCAGTTGCCGGGACAGATGACTTCTCCCTATAATGAATTTGCGGATCGTTGGGGAAATGCGGAATTTACTGAGTATGTTAAATACTTAGAAAAACAAGCAGATGAAGCTTTACATAAGAGTTCTGAAACTCTAACGGGTCAAGTTGAGTCTGTATTTTTACAAGTGGCTGGTTTAGAACGAGCCTTTTGGCAAATGGCATTTAATGCCTTTTAA
- a CDS encoding type II toxin-antitoxin system RelE/ParE family toxin, whose amino-acid sequence MAYRVIWSPKAVEDVDAIATYIARDSPSYAAAVVRKIMDISRQLQHCPMAGKAITEFSDSRIREKFAYTYRVVYRVEDEVVTVAAVVHTKTLLEMEG is encoded by the coding sequence ATGGCTTATCGAGTAATTTGGTCTCCCAAAGCAGTTGAAGATGTGGACGCAATTGCCACGTATATCGCCCGAGACTCTCCGTCTTATGCGGCGGCGGTCGTTCGTAAGATTATGGATATCTCTCGTCAACTACAACATTGTCCGATGGCAGGGAAAGCGATAACCGAGTTTTCTGACTCTCGCATTCGGGAAAAGTTCGCTTATACCTATCGCGTTGTCTACCGAGTTGAGGACGAAGTGGTGACGGTTGCTGCCGTAGTTCATACTAAGACATTGTTAGAAATGGAAGGTTAA
- a CDS encoding GFA family protein, which yields MSTSNIASCSCLCGAVSLGATNLNHQIAACHCNMCRKWGGGALLAVECASEVTFSGEENIEIYQSSEWAERGFCKKCGTHLFYRLKQNHQYYIPAGLFDSSEAFVLEHQIFIDEKPEYYSFANKTKNMTGAELFAQFSPSDQSQ from the coding sequence ATGTCCACTTCAAATATAGCGTCATGTAGTTGCCTGTGCGGAGCAGTCAGCCTAGGGGCAACTAATTTAAATCATCAAATAGCCGCCTGTCATTGTAATATGTGCCGTAAATGGGGCGGAGGGGCTTTGTTAGCGGTTGAGTGTGCTAGTGAGGTTACTTTTTCTGGAGAGGAGAATATAGAAATCTATCAATCTTCAGAATGGGCAGAACGGGGTTTTTGTAAGAAATGCGGTACTCATCTATTTTACAGATTGAAACAAAATCATCAGTATTACATACCAGCAGGACTTTTTGATTCTTCTGAAGCTTTTGTATTAGAACATCAGATTTTTATCGACGAAAAGCCAGAATATTATTCTTTTGCCAATAAAACTAAAAATATGACAGGGGCAGAATTATTTGCACAGTTTTCGCCTTCAGACCAAAGTCAATAA
- a CDS encoding M3 family metallopeptidase, with amino-acid sequence MTIATPRENPLLIGQGLPPFDKVKPEQVVPGMSELLSQLDTELSTLEANLTPTWEGLVEPLTRIGERLTWSWGLISHLMGVKNSPELREAYQSVQPQVVQFFNKLGQSQPIYEGFKAIREGELWETLEPAQKRIVDSAIKDAELSGVGLKGEQRERFNQIQLELAELSTKFSNNVLDAIKAFKLKLTTSEEIDGLPSSLLSLAAQTARSEGEENATPEKGPWIITLDYPSYVPFLKYSARRDLREKVYKASISRASEGEWDNNPLINRILELRQEEANLLGYKTYAEISLSKKMASTVEEVEKLLEELRSVSYEAAKQDLEEIKAFAQTDDIKHWDVSFWAEKLREAKFNFTAEELRPYFPFPQVLEGLFGLAKRIFGVTITPADGKAPVWQEDVRYFQVSHEQGHAIAYFYLDPYSRPAEKRGGAWMDDCITRGKIKQEGQDITRLPVAYLTCNQTPPVDGKPSLMTFDEVNTLFHEFGHGLQHMLTEVDYPGAAGINNVEWDAVELPSQFMENWCYDRNTLMGMARHYETGEPLPEHYYQKLLAARNFMSGSMMLRQIHFSLLDLELHYRYQPNGEETPHQVRDRIAQTTTILPPLPQDAFLCAFGHIFAGGYAAGYYSYKWAEVLSADAFAAFEEVGLEDEGAIASVGRRFRETVLALGGSLHPMEVFKAFRGREPDTEPLLRHSGLLQTA; translated from the coding sequence ATGACGATCGCAACACCTAGAGAAAATCCCTTACTGATTGGTCAAGGACTGCCCCCCTTTGATAAAGTTAAACCTGAACAAGTCGTTCCGGGGATGAGTGAACTTTTATCCCAACTAGACACCGAATTATCTACCCTAGAAGCTAATCTTACCCCCACTTGGGAGGGATTAGTCGAACCCCTTACCCGCATCGGGGAAAGATTAACCTGGAGTTGGGGATTAATTAGTCACTTGATGGGGGTTAAAAATAGCCCCGAATTACGGGAAGCTTATCAATCCGTACAGCCTCAAGTGGTACAATTTTTTAATAAACTGGGTCAAAGTCAACCGATTTACGAAGGGTTTAAAGCGATTCGAGAGGGAGAACTCTGGGAAACCCTCGAACCGGCGCAAAAGAGAATCGTAGACTCCGCTATCAAAGACGCTGAACTCTCCGGAGTCGGGTTAAAAGGAGAACAACGGGAACGGTTTAACCAAATTCAGCTAGAACTGGCGGAATTATCGACGAAGTTCTCAAACAACGTTTTAGACGCGATAAAAGCCTTCAAGCTCAAATTAACCACCTCTGAAGAGATCGATGGATTACCCTCCAGCCTCCTCAGTTTAGCCGCTCAGACTGCCCGTTCCGAAGGGGAAGAAAACGCGACTCCAGAAAAAGGCCCCTGGATCATAACCCTAGATTATCCCAGTTATGTCCCCTTTCTCAAATACAGCGCCCGTCGAGATTTAAGAGAAAAAGTTTATAAAGCCTCTATTAGTCGCGCTTCCGAGGGAGAATGGGATAATAACCCCCTGATTAACCGGATTTTAGAACTCCGTCAAGAAGAAGCCAACCTTCTGGGATACAAGACTTATGCAGAAATTAGCCTCAGTAAAAAAATGGCTTCTACCGTTGAAGAAGTGGAAAAACTCCTAGAAGAACTCCGCAGTGTCAGTTATGAGGCGGCGAAACAAGATTTAGAGGAAATCAAAGCTTTTGCTCAAACCGATGATATCAAACATTGGGATGTGAGTTTTTGGGCAGAAAAACTCCGAGAAGCTAAATTTAATTTTACTGCCGAAGAGTTACGCCCCTATTTTCCTTTCCCCCAAGTGTTAGAGGGGTTATTCGGACTCGCTAAACGCATTTTTGGGGTAACTATTACTCCCGCAGACGGAAAAGCACCGGTTTGGCAGGAAGATGTCCGTTATTTTCAAGTTTCTCATGAACAAGGTCATGCGATCGCCTATTTTTATTTAGATCCCTATAGTCGTCCGGCAGAAAAACGGGGAGGCGCTTGGATGGATGACTGTATTACCAGAGGGAAAATTAAGCAAGAGGGACAAGATATTACCCGTTTACCCGTTGCTTATTTAACCTGTAACCAAACCCCTCCAGTGGACGGAAAACCGAGTCTGATGACCTTTGATGAAGTTAACACCCTGTTTCATGAATTTGGTCATGGGTTACAACATATGTTAACGGAGGTGGACTATCCGGGAGCAGCCGGTATTAATAATGTGGAATGGGATGCGGTAGAGTTACCGAGTCAGTTTATGGAAAACTGGTGTTATGATCGCAATACTTTAATGGGAATGGCGAGACATTATGAGACGGGTGAACCTCTCCCAGAACATTATTATCAAAAATTATTAGCGGCCCGGAACTTTATGAGTGGTTCGATGATGTTGCGTCAGATCCATTTTAGTTTGTTGGATCTGGAGTTACATTACCGTTATCAACCGAATGGGGAAGAAACCCCCCACCAAGTGCGCGATCGCATTGCCCAAACTACGACTATTTTACCTCCTTTACCCCAAGATGCCTTTTTATGTGCTTTTGGTCATATCTTCGCGGGAGGATATGCAGCCGGATATTATAGTTACAAATGGGCGGAAGTGTTAAGTGCGGATGCGTTTGCTGCCTTTGAAGAAGTGGGGTTAGAAGATGAAGGGGCGATCGCATCGGTGGGACGACGGTTCAGAGAAACAGTGTTAGCGTTAGGGGGAAGTTTGCACCCGATGGAAGTGTTTAAAGCGTTCCGAGGGAGAGAACCGGATACAGAACCTTTATTAAGACATAGTGGGTTATTACAAACCGCTTAA
- a CDS encoding alpha/beta fold hydrolase translates to MHNSLQPQFVDIEGLSIRYYQAGTKGLPLVLLHGTGDSALDWSWVLPMLASNYCVYVPDLPGHGESAKPIRDYSLSFFTEFVIKFLDALKLTTVVMVGNSLGGLISLQVALTDQKRVAALVLADSTGLGQWANPLLCGLTLPIYGESAVIAGKTPLGAKLRARSRSILLFAHPERIPQEWYLEQEHIAQIPGFMEADLSALRTQLNLFGQRIILLDMLPQLSMPILLVWGIKDLIVPKTQAEIALRYLKQGQIALIPDCGHVCPLEQPDAFVSALDKFLTQQGL, encoded by the coding sequence ATGCACAATAGCTTACAACCGCAATTTGTTGATATAGAGGGTTTATCAATTCGCTACTATCAAGCAGGAACAAAAGGGTTACCCCTGGTATTACTTCATGGAACCGGTGATAGCGCTCTAGATTGGTCTTGGGTACTTCCTATGTTAGCCTCTAACTACTGTGTGTATGTACCGGATTTACCCGGACATGGAGAGAGTGCAAAACCAATCCGAGATTATTCTCTCTCATTTTTCACCGAGTTTGTGATTAAGTTTTTGGATGCACTCAAGCTGACAACTGTGGTAATGGTGGGAAACTCTTTAGGGGGTTTAATTTCCCTTCAGGTTGCATTAACAGATCAAAAACGAGTCGCTGCGTTAGTATTAGCTGATAGTACCGGCTTAGGTCAGTGGGCAAATCCTTTATTATGTGGATTAACATTACCGATATATGGAGAAAGCGCAGTTATCGCAGGTAAAACTCCTCTGGGAGCAAAGCTTAGGGCTAGATCTCGCTCTATCTTACTGTTTGCTCACCCTGAAAGAATCCCTCAAGAATGGTATTTAGAACAGGAACATATCGCACAAATACCCGGATTTATGGAAGCGGACTTATCTGCTTTACGAACCCAACTCAACCTTTTTGGACAGCGTATTATCTTGCTGGATATGTTGCCACAATTGTCAATGCCTATTCTATTGGTGTGGGGAATTAAGGACTTAATTGTCCCAAAAACTCAGGCGGAAATTGCTCTAAGATATTTAAAACAGGGACAAATTGCCTTAATTCCTGATTGTGGTCATGTTTGTCCTCTTGAACAACCAGACGCTTTTGTGAGTGCTTTAGATAAATTTCTCACTCAACAAGGGTTATAA